Proteins encoded within one genomic window of Gemmobacter sp.:
- a CDS encoding ABC transporter ATP-binding protein produces MTAVLQVKGLVKRFGGLTATDHVTLEVRPGEVHALIGPNGAGKSTLINQLCGELVPDEGAVFLGGTEVTGMDVPARVALGLGRTFQITNLLNDMTVRENIAMAVQAREGQNFRIWDAVIRRRRLWAEADGLLAGTPLQNRAHIPVAGLSHGEKKQLELLVALARKPRILLLDEPMAGLGHAESQEMVTRLREVAQTMPMLLVEHDMEAVFALATRISVLVYGRIIATGTVDEIRTNPEVREAYLGAEDELC; encoded by the coding sequence ATGACGGCGGTTCTTCAGGTCAAGGGGCTGGTCAAGCGGTTCGGCGGGCTGACCGCCACCGATCATGTCACGCTGGAGGTGCGCCCCGGCGAGGTGCATGCCCTGATCGGCCCGAATGGTGCCGGGAAATCCACCCTGATCAACCAGCTGTGCGGCGAACTGGTGCCGGACGAAGGCGCGGTCTTTCTGGGCGGCACCGAGGTGACGGGCATGGACGTGCCGGCCCGCGTGGCGCTGGGGCTGGGGCGGACGTTCCAGATCACCAACCTGCTGAACGACATGACCGTGCGCGAGAATATCGCCATGGCCGTGCAGGCGCGCGAGGGGCAGAACTTCCGCATCTGGGACGCCGTGATCCGCCGTCGCCGGCTGTGGGCCGAGGCGGACGGGCTGCTGGCCGGCACCCCGTTGCAGAACCGGGCGCATATCCCGGTGGCGGGGCTGAGCCACGGGGAAAAGAAGCAGCTGGAACTGCTGGTCGCCCTGGCCCGCAAGCCGCGCATCCTGCTGCTGGACGAACCGATGGCGGGGCTGGGCCATGCCGAAAGCCAGGAAATGGTGACCCGCCTGCGCGAGGTGGCGCAGACCATGCCCATGCTGCTGGTCGAACACGACATGGAAGCGGTGTTTGCGCTGGCCACCCGAATCTCGGTGCTGGTCTATGGCCGGATCATTGCCACCGGCACGGTGGACGAAATCCGCACCAATCCCGAAGTGCGCGAAGCCTATCTGGGCGCGGAGGACGAGCTGTGCTGA
- a CDS encoding NAD-dependent succinate-semialdehyde dehydrogenase gives MSYPDLQLYIGGQWRKTAETIPVLNPADESVLGALPVATTADLDDALEAADKGFRIWSRMAPRVRGDIILKACALMRERIDEIARAITLEHGKPYSQARLEVIRGCEFFEWDAAEGQRLYGRVVPSEAGIRYIVVRQPVGTVAAFSPWNFPMSQPARKIAGALAAGCSIILKAAEETPAGAIHIARAFHDAGLPAGVFNLVFGRPAEISGYLIPKDQVRLVAFTGSTAVGRHLTEMAASAMTPVLMELGGHAPVIVCDDADEIRAGTLSAERKYRNAGQVCTSPTRFFVHESKFAAYTDAFVARAKATVTGDGFDPATEMGPVANDRRLIALQTLVDDAVAKGAKLLAGGHRIGNRGYFWAPTVLADVPYTARVMQEEPFGPLAVINPITDLDEGIMRANDLPFGLAGYAFTHSAANVDRLIDGMEVGNLSINTLEASVAEVPFGGVKYSGYGREGGAEGLDHYTIIKNVSHKMAF, from the coding sequence ATGAGCTATCCCGACCTTCAGCTGTATATCGGTGGCCAGTGGCGCAAGACGGCCGAGACGATTCCGGTGCTGAACCCCGCCGATGAATCGGTGCTGGGCGCCCTGCCCGTGGCCACCACCGCCGATCTGGACGATGCGCTGGAGGCGGCGGACAAGGGGTTCCGCATCTGGAGCCGGATGGCGCCGCGGGTGCGGGGCGACATCATTCTGAAAGCCTGCGCCCTGATGCGCGAGCGCATCGACGAGATTGCCCGCGCGATCACACTGGAACATGGCAAACCCTACAGCCAGGCGCGGCTGGAGGTGATCCGGGGCTGCGAGTTCTTTGAATGGGACGCCGCCGAAGGCCAGCGCCTGTATGGCCGCGTCGTGCCGTCGGAAGCCGGGATCCGTTATATCGTGGTGCGCCAGCCGGTGGGCACCGTGGCGGCGTTCAGCCCCTGGAACTTTCCGATGAGCCAGCCGGCGCGCAAGATCGCCGGTGCGCTGGCCGCGGGCTGTTCCATCATCCTGAAGGCGGCCGAGGAAACCCCGGCGGGCGCCATCCACATCGCGCGGGCGTTTCACGATGCGGGGCTGCCGGCGGGGGTGTTCAACCTGGTGTTCGGGCGCCCGGCCGAGATTTCCGGCTATCTGATCCCCAAGGATCAGGTGCGGCTGGTGGCCTTTACCGGCTCGACAGCGGTGGGCCGGCATCTGACGGAAATGGCCGCCAGCGCCATGACCCCGGTGCTGATGGAACTGGGGGGCCACGCGCCGGTCATCGTCTGCGACGATGCCGACGAGATCCGCGCGGGCACGCTGTCGGCGGAACGCAAGTATCGGAACGCGGGGCAGGTCTGCACCTCGCCCACCCGGTTCTTTGTCCATGAAAGCAAATTCGCGGCCTATACAGACGCCTTTGTGGCGCGGGCCAAGGCCACCGTCACCGGCGACGGGTTCGATCCGGCGACCGAGATGGGCCCGGTCGCGAATGACCGCCGGCTGATCGCACTGCAAACGCTGGTGGATGATGCGGTCGCCAAGGGCGCGAAACTGCTGGCCGGGGGGCACCGCATTGGCAACCGGGGGTATTTCTGGGCGCCGACCGTGCTGGCCGACGTGCCCTATACCGCCCGGGTGATGCAGGAAGAACCCTTTGGCCCGCTGGCCGTGATCAACCCGATCACGGATCTGGACGAGGGCATCATGCGCGCCAATGACCTGCCGTTCGGTCTGGCCGGCTATGCCTTTACCCACAGTGCCGCCAATGTCGACCGGCTGATCGACGGGATGGAGGTCGGCAACCTGTCGATCAACACGCTGGAGGCATCCGTCGCCGAGGTTCCGTTCGGCGGCGTCAAATATTCCGGCTATGGCCGCGAAGGCGGGGCCGAGGGGCTGGATCACTACACCATCATCAAGAACGTCTCGCACAAGATGGCGTTCTGA
- a CDS encoding LysR family transcriptional regulator — translation MSLLDSRMTLRNLRLIVAIAAEGNLVRAAQGMNMTQSAVTKALQEVEATVGAALFDRTNRGVLPTAIGAALIAHAQVILAQIRHADQELADLRDGSSGTVVVGTLLAASATLLPRAILRVKAARPNLIVRIVEGTNDTLMPQLRNGTIDLVVGRLPVYRERDGVEQEPLFGDHAAVVARATHPLATRPALTLADLAGQRWILPRPETTLRRQVDEAFRAAGLHAPTGDVESMSVLANRELLLHSDYLTVWPVELARMEVRGGACAILPVELAETRRPVGISTRAGGRLTPAAEVFIRALREVGATLSADT, via the coding sequence ATGAGCCTTCTCGACTCGCGCATGACATTGCGCAACCTGCGCCTGATCGTGGCCATTGCCGCCGAAGGCAATCTGGTGCGCGCGGCGCAGGGCATGAACATGACGCAATCCGCCGTCACCAAGGCCCTGCAAGAGGTCGAGGCAACGGTCGGCGCCGCCCTGTTCGACCGCACCAATCGCGGCGTGCTGCCCACCGCCATCGGCGCGGCGCTGATCGCCCATGCCCAGGTGATCCTGGCCCAGATCCGCCATGCCGATCAGGAACTTGCCGATTTGCGCGATGGGTCCAGCGGCACGGTGGTGGTGGGCACGCTGCTGGCCGCCTCGGCCACGCTGCTGCCCCGCGCGATCCTGCGGGTCAAGGCGGCGCGCCCCAACCTGATCGTGCGGATTGTCGAGGGCACGAATGATACCCTGATGCCCCAGCTGCGCAACGGCACCATCGACCTGGTGGTCGGCCGTCTGCCGGTCTACCGCGAACGCGACGGGGTGGAACAGGAACCGCTGTTCGGCGACCATGCGGCGGTGGTGGCGCGCGCCACCCACCCGCTGGCCACCCGCCCGGCGCTGACCCTGGCCGATCTGGCCGGCCAGCGCTGGATCCTGCCGCGCCCCGAAACCACCCTGCGCCGCCAGGTGGACGAGGCGTTCCGCGCCGCCGGCCTGCATGCCCCTACCGGCGATGTCGAATCCATGTCGGTGCTGGCCAACCGCGAACTGCTGCTGCACAGCGATTATCTGACCGTCTGGCCCGTCGAACTGGCCCGGATGGAGGTCCGGGGCGGCGCTTGCGCCATCCTGCCGGTGGAACTTGCCGAAACCCGCCGCCCGGTCGGCATTTCAACCCGCGCCGGCGGCCGGCTGACCCCGGCGGCCGAGGTGTTCATCCGCGCCCTGCGCGAGGTGGGCGCAACCCTCAGCGCTGATACTTGA
- the uraH gene encoding hydroxyisourate hydrolase: protein MAGWLTTHVLDTARGCPAAGLKIALYRVSGNSHRKLVEMVTNADGRTDAPILPADKFQTGIYELVFFAGDYLRASGQAGEEPLFLDQVPIRFGMSDGQAHYHVPLLLSPYGYSTYRGS, encoded by the coding sequence ATGGCCGGATGGCTGACCACCCATGTGCTGGACACCGCAAGGGGCTGCCCGGCGGCCGGGCTGAAGATTGCGCTGTATCGCGTATCCGGCAACAGCCACCGCAAGCTGGTCGAGATGGTGACGAATGCCGACGGGCGGACCGATGCGCCTATCCTGCCGGCGGACAAGTTCCAGACCGGGATTTACGAGCTGGTGTTCTTTGCCGGCGACTATCTGCGCGCCAGCGGGCAGGCGGGGGAGGAACCGCTGTTCCTGGATCAGGTGCCGATCCGGTTCGGCATGAGCGACGGGCAGGCGCACTACCATGTGCCGCTGCTGCTGTCGCCCTATGGGTATTCGACCTATCGCGGGTCGTGA
- a CDS encoding GNAT family N-acetyltransferase, which translates to MTVTIRPLMAEDEAQWRRLWTGYLEFYQATVPEEVYRTTFARLIDPGVAHQNAFVAEQDGALIGLVHYIYHAHNWRVEDVCYLQDLYVDPAVRGTGAGRRLIEAVYAEADRHGTPSVYWMTQDFNATARQLYDRIAKLTPFIKYQR; encoded by the coding sequence ATGACCGTCACGATCCGACCGCTGATGGCCGAGGACGAGGCGCAGTGGCGCCGGCTGTGGACCGGATATCTGGAGTTCTATCAGGCCACCGTGCCCGAAGAGGTCTATCGCACCACCTTTGCCCGGCTGATCGACCCGGGCGTGGCGCATCAGAATGCCTTTGTCGCGGAACAGGATGGCGCGCTGATCGGGCTGGTGCATTACATTTATCATGCGCACAACTGGCGGGTCGAGGATGTGTGCTATTTGCAGGATCTGTATGTGGACCCTGCCGTGCGCGGCACCGGCGCCGGGCGCAGGCTGATCGAGGCGGTCTATGCCGAGGCCGACCGGCACGGCACCCCGTCGGTCTACTGGATGACGCAGGACTTCAACGCGACGGCCCGGCAGCTGTATGACCGGATCGCCAAGCTGACGCCGTTCATCAAGTATCAGCGCTGA
- a CDS encoding 3-hydroxyanthranilate 3,4-dioxygenase, with amino-acid sequence MARLQAFNFQKWIDEHKHLLKPPVGNQMVFKDADLMVTVVGGPNQRTDYHDDPVEEFFYQLKGDMLLKLHDTATGDFYDVPIREGDVFLLPAHIRHSPQRPQEGSIGLVIEPARPEGLLDAVEWYCFDCNARVHRAEVDLESIVDDLPPIYKAFYADEQARTCPNCGTIHPGKVPPEGWVKL; translated from the coding sequence ATGGCACGCCTGCAAGCCTTCAATTTCCAGAAATGGATCGACGAACACAAGCACCTGCTGAAACCGCCGGTCGGCAACCAGATGGTGTTCAAGGATGCCGATCTGATGGTCACCGTGGTTGGCGGCCCCAACCAGCGCACCGATTACCACGACGACCCGGTCGAGGAATTCTTCTACCAGCTCAAGGGCGACATGCTGCTGAAGCTGCATGATACGGCCACGGGCGATTTCTACGATGTGCCGATCCGCGAAGGCGATGTGTTCCTGCTGCCGGCCCATATCCGCCATTCGCCGCAGCGCCCGCAGGAAGGATCCATCGGCCTTGTGATCGAACCGGCGCGTCCCGAAGGCTTGCTGGATGCCGTGGAATGGTATTGCTTTGACTGCAACGCCCGCGTGCATCGGGCCGAGGTCGATCTGGAATCCATCGTCGATGACCTGCCGCCGATCTACAAGGCCTTCTACGCCGACGAACAGGCCCGCACCTGCCCGAACTGCGGCACGATCCACCCGGGCAAGGTGCCGCCCGAAGGCTGGGTCAAGCTGTAG
- a CDS encoding ABC transporter substrate-binding protein: MKKLLSAASLLALAATPGLADPVKIGMITTLSGPAGYIGEQIRDGFQLAMEREGGKLGGKDVELIVEDDALNPGNGRQIAEKFVNDMDIKLLTGIVFSNVAGAVVPDVVDNGAFYLSPNAAPSGLAGKGCNENYFTIAWQNDSLHEATGAAAKALGYKKAVALAPNYQAGKDAIAGFKRMFGGEVEEIFTQLDQTDFASEMARIRAANPEVVFQFHPGGIGIAFLKQYQQAGLLGSIPMVLSEPSIDGVILNAVGDAAIGLKGTSHWGADFDNAASKEFVAAWKGKFGDRPLTYYAQQSYDTGLLIASALAKAEPDDADAFREALRAADFKSTRGNFAFGPNQHPVQDWYMVEVTKGADGKPTTVTKDKIIEGYGDIYAAECKM; the protein is encoded by the coding sequence ATGAAGAAACTGCTGTCCGCAGCCAGTCTGCTTGCGCTTGCCGCGACGCCCGGCCTGGCCGACCCCGTCAAGATCGGGATGATCACCACCCTTTCCGGTCCCGCCGGCTATATCGGCGAACAGATCCGCGATGGCTTTCAACTGGCGATGGAACGCGAAGGCGGCAAGCTGGGCGGCAAGGACGTCGAGCTGATCGTCGAGGACGATGCGCTGAACCCCGGCAACGGGCGCCAGATCGCCGAGAAGTTCGTCAACGACATGGACATCAAGCTGCTGACCGGGATCGTCTTCTCGAACGTCGCGGGCGCGGTGGTGCCGGATGTGGTGGACAACGGCGCCTTCTATCTGTCGCCGAATGCCGCGCCCTCGGGCCTGGCCGGCAAGGGCTGCAACGAGAACTACTTTACCATCGCCTGGCAGAACGACTCGCTGCACGAGGCGACGGGCGCTGCCGCCAAGGCGCTGGGATATAAAAAGGCCGTCGCGCTGGCACCGAACTATCAGGCCGGCAAAGACGCCATCGCCGGCTTCAAGCGCATGTTCGGCGGCGAGGTCGAGGAAATCTTTACCCAGCTGGACCAGACCGATTTCGCCTCGGAAATGGCCCGCATCCGCGCGGCGAACCCCGAAGTGGTGTTCCAGTTCCACCCCGGCGGCATCGGCATTGCCTTCCTCAAGCAATACCAGCAGGCCGGTCTGCTGGGCTCGATCCCGATGGTGCTGTCGGAACCCTCGATCGACGGCGTGATCCTGAACGCGGTCGGCGATGCGGCCATCGGGCTGAAAGGCACCTCGCACTGGGGCGCCGATTTCGACAACGCGGCGTCGAAGGAATTCGTCGCGGCGTGGAAGGGCAAGTTCGGCGACCGCCCGCTGACCTACTATGCCCAGCAGTCCTACGACACCGGCCTGCTGATCGCCTCGGCGCTGGCCAAGGCCGAGCCGGATGATGCCGACGCCTTCCGCGAGGCGCTGCGCGCCGCCGATTTCAAATCGACCCGCGGCAACTTTGCCTTTGGCCCCAACCAGCACCCGGTGCAGGACTGGTACATGGTCGAGGTCACCAAGGGCGCCGATGGCAAGCCCACGACCGTGACCAAGGACAAGATCATCGAAGGCTACGGCGACATCTACGCCGCCGAATGCAAGATGTAA
- a CDS encoding branched-chain amino acid ABC transporter permease: MILILEQLLNGLQYGVMLFLMAAGLTLIFGIMGVINLAHGALYMVGAYAGTLVAAETGSFWLGIPVALITAAVVGFAIEALVIRRLYARDHLDQVLATFALILLFNQAITWSIGRQPVFIAIPESLSAPVELLPGLFYPPYRLVIIAAGLLVAFGLYLLINRTRIGMLVRAGATNRDMVRALGVDIRLLYTVVFGLGALLAGFAGYMAGPISAVQVGMGEQILLSTFVVVVVGGVGSIKGAFVAGIVLGVVDTMLRAFLPGILRGVMPASEADALGIGIASMGIYLLMALVLLVRPKGLFAAGG; the protein is encoded by the coding sequence ATGATCCTCATCCTTGAACAGTTACTCAACGGGCTTCAGTACGGCGTGATGCTGTTCCTGATGGCCGCCGGGCTGACCCTGATCTTCGGCATCATGGGGGTCATCAACCTGGCGCATGGCGCGCTCTACATGGTGGGCGCCTATGCGGGCACGCTGGTGGCGGCCGAAACCGGCAGCTTCTGGCTGGGCATCCCGGTGGCGCTGATTACCGCCGCCGTGGTCGGCTTTGCCATCGAGGCGCTGGTGATCCGGCGACTTTACGCCCGCGACCATCTGGATCAGGTGCTGGCCACCTTTGCGCTGATCCTGCTGTTCAACCAGGCGATCACCTGGAGCATCGGGCGCCAGCCGGTGTTCATCGCCATTCCCGAAAGCCTGTCGGCCCCGGTGGAACTGCTGCCCGGCCTGTTCTATCCGCCCTACCGGCTGGTGATCATTGCCGCCGGGCTGCTGGTGGCCTTTGGGCTGTATCTGCTGATCAACCGCACCCGCATCGGCATGCTGGTGCGTGCCGGCGCCACCAACCGCGACATGGTGCGCGCGCTGGGGGTGGATATCCGGCTGCTGTATACGGTCGTCTTCGGCCTTGGCGCACTGCTGGCGGGGTTTGCCGGCTACATGGCCGGGCCGATCTCTGCCGTGCAGGTGGGCATGGGGGAACAGATCCTGCTGTCGACCTTTGTCGTCGTGGTCGTCGGTGGCGTCGGCTCTATCAAGGGGGCCTTTGTCGCGGGGATCGTGCTGGGTGTGGTGGACACCATGCTGCGCGCCTTCCTGCCCGGCATCCTGCGCGGCGTGATGCCGGCATCCGAGGCCGACGCGCTTGGGATCGGCATTGCGTCCATGGGCATCTACCTTTTGATGGCGCTGGTGCTGCTTGTGCGGCCCAAGGGCCTGTTCGCGGCGGGGGGCTGA
- a CDS encoding ABC transporter ATP-binding protein, with amino-acid sequence MLNVSGLSAAYGASQVLFDVSLDIREGEVVTLLGRNGMGKTTTVRSIMGLVAPRGGGVQFEGQSVAGLSPEKIARMGAGLVPEGRQIFATLSVRENLVATASNRLKRAEPWTLQKVYELFPRLGERAGQLAGTLSGGEQQMLAVGRALMTNPRLLILDEATEGLAPVIRTEIWHVIEKLKSQGQSILLIDKNLGVLKRLADRHYIIEKGRTVWSGTGADLERDAGTVQGYVGL; translated from the coding sequence GTGCTGAACGTATCGGGACTTTCCGCCGCCTATGGTGCCAGCCAGGTGCTGTTCGATGTCTCGCTGGACATCCGCGAAGGCGAGGTGGTGACCCTGCTGGGCCGCAACGGCATGGGCAAGACCACGACGGTGCGGTCGATCATGGGCCTGGTGGCACCCAGGGGTGGCGGCGTGCAGTTCGAAGGGCAATCGGTTGCCGGCCTGTCCCCCGAAAAGATCGCCCGCATGGGCGCCGGGCTGGTGCCGGAAGGGCGCCAGATCTTTGCCACGCTGAGCGTGCGGGAAAATCTGGTCGCCACCGCCTCGAACCGGCTGAAACGGGCCGAGCCCTGGACCTTGCAGAAGGTCTATGAGCTGTTTCCCCGGCTGGGCGAACGGGCCGGGCAGCTGGCGGGCACCCTGTCGGGGGGCGAACAGCAGATGCTGGCCGTAGGCCGCGCGCTGATGACCAACCCGCGCCTGCTGATCCTGGACGAGGCGACCGAGGGGCTGGCCCCGGTGATCCGCACCGAGATCTGGCATGTGATCGAAAAGCTGAAGTCGCAGGGCCAGTCGATCCTGCTGATCGACAAGAACCTTGGCGTGCTGAAGCGGTTGGCGGACCGGCATTACATCATCGAAAAGGGCCGGACGGTATGGTCGGGCACCGGCGCCGACCTGGAGCGGGATGCCGGCACCGTGCAGGGCTATGTCGGGCTGTAG
- the puuE gene encoding allantoinase PuuE produces MHRYPRDFTGHGATPPQANWPGGARVAISLVLNYEEGGENSVLHGDAASEAFLSDIAGAAPWPGMRHWNMESIYDYGARAGFWRLHRLFTDRGLPVTIYGVASALARAPEQVAAMKSAGWDMASHGLKWVDHRDMPEEEERRQIAEAVRLHTEVVGTPPTGWYTGRCSVNTVRLTSELGLPWISDTYDDDLPYWAEIGDRDQLIIPYTLEANDMRFATAPGWVTGQDFGQYLIDSFDTLHAEGGRMFSIGLHCRLVGRPGKIAGLIRFLDHVAARGGAWFATRSQIAAHWAAHHPHHRRERPSRMTRDRFVERFGTVFEHSPWIADRAWNLELGPAHDTATGVHNVLCRMFRSASEQERLGVLRAHPDLAGKLAQAKRLTPDSTHEQASAGLDALTDDERASFQQLNAAYVAKHDFPFIIAVRDNSKASILAAFHARIANDTATEFATACAQVERIAELRLQDMLK; encoded by the coding sequence ATGCACCGCTACCCGCGCGACTTCACCGGCCATGGGGCCACGCCCCCGCAGGCCAACTGGCCCGGCGGCGCCCGCGTGGCGATCAGTCTGGTGCTGAACTATGAAGAAGGCGGCGAGAATTCGGTGCTGCACGGCGATGCCGCCTCCGAAGCCTTCCTGTCCGACATTGCCGGTGCCGCGCCCTGGCCGGGGATGCGGCACTGGAACATGGAATCCATCTATGACTACGGCGCCCGCGCCGGCTTCTGGCGCCTGCACCGGCTGTTCACCGACCGCGGTCTGCCCGTTACCATCTACGGCGTTGCCAGCGCGCTGGCCCGCGCTCCCGAACAGGTCGCCGCGATGAAGTCCGCCGGCTGGGACATGGCCAGCCACGGCCTGAAATGGGTCGATCACCGCGACATGCCCGAGGAGGAGGAGCGTCGCCAGATCGCCGAGGCTGTCCGCCTGCACACCGAGGTGGTCGGCACCCCGCCCACCGGCTGGTATACCGGGCGCTGCTCGGTCAACACCGTGCGGCTGACGTCGGAACTCGGCCTGCCCTGGATCTCCGATACCTATGACGACGACCTGCCCTATTGGGCCGAAATCGGCGACCGGGACCAGCTGATCATCCCCTATACGCTCGAAGCGAACGACATGCGCTTTGCCACCGCGCCGGGCTGGGTCACCGGGCAGGATTTCGGGCAATACCTGATCGACAGCTTCGACACCCTGCACGCCGAGGGCGGGCGGATGTTCTCGATCGGCCTGCATTGCCGTCTGGTCGGGCGCCCGGGCAAGATCGCCGGGCTGATCCGGTTTCTGGACCATGTGGCAGCCAGGGGCGGCGCCTGGTTCGCCACCCGCAGCCAGATTGCCGCGCATTGGGCAGCCCACCACCCGCATCATCGCCGCGAACGGCCCAGCCGGATGACCCGCGACCGCTTTGTCGAACGCTTCGGCACGGTGTTCGAACATTCGCCCTGGATCGCGGATCGCGCCTGGAACCTGGAACTTGGCCCCGCGCATGATACGGCAACCGGCGTTCACAATGTGCTGTGCCGCATGTTCCGGTCGGCCAGCGAACAGGAACGCCTGGGCGTCCTGCGCGCCCACCCCGATCTGGCCGGGAAACTGGCGCAGGCCAAACGCCTGACGCCGGACTCGACCCACGAACAGGCCAGTGCGGGGCTGGATGCGCTGACCGATGACGAACGCGCCAGCTTCCAGCAGTTGAACGCGGCCTATGTCGCCAAGCACGATTTCCCCTTCATCATCGCGGTGCGCGACAATTCCAA
- a CDS encoding dihydrodipicolinate synthase family protein — MKYTRKDAKAHAFANMKGIWAAALMPFKDDLSIDEDGFRANMDHWIDDLGIDGFFIAGKQGEFFSMSVDERKRCFDLAVEAAGGRAQTIMSCSDQNMDVVIDLAKHAQASGADYIVVHAPVLHFFKQQDETLIRYYETIASAVDIGIALWSHPDSGYLMSPQLCNRLADIETVVAIKYSVEREMYKELTRLAGDRIIVSTASEEEWLDNILELDWRLYLCSSPPYLIQTAADRRMRDYTDLAFAGKADEARRIRDSLDPVRHALRGTRPAEKPHSHQKYWQELLGQTGGRVRPPCLELTDDERATTRKAFDACGLKLA, encoded by the coding sequence ATGAAATATACCCGCAAGGATGCCAAGGCCCATGCCTTTGCCAACATGAAAGGCATCTGGGCCGCCGCGCTGATGCCCTTCAAGGACGACCTGTCGATCGACGAAGACGGGTTCCGCGCCAACATGGACCACTGGATCGACGATCTGGGGATCGACGGCTTCTTCATCGCCGGCAAGCAGGGCGAGTTCTTTTCCATGTCGGTGGACGAACGCAAACGCTGTTTCGACCTGGCGGTCGAGGCGGCGGGCGGTCGGGCGCAGACCATCATGTCGTGTTCCGACCAGAACATGGATGTGGTGATCGACCTGGCGAAACACGCGCAGGCCAGCGGGGCGGATTACATCGTCGTCCACGCGCCCGTCCTGCATTTCTTCAAGCAGCAGGACGAAACCCTGATCCGGTATTACGAGACCATCGCGTCAGCGGTGGATATCGGCATCGCGCTGTGGTCGCATCCCGACAGCGGCTATCTGATGTCGCCGCAGCTGTGCAACCGGCTGGCCGACATAGAGACGGTCGTGGCGATCAAGTATTCGGTCGAACGCGAGATGTACAAGGAACTGACCCGGCTGGCCGGCGACCGCATCATCGTGTCCACCGCCTCCGAGGAGGAATGGCTGGACAACATCCTTGAACTGGACTGGCGGCTCTACCTGTGTTCCTCGCCGCCCTACCTGATCCAGACGGCGGCGGACCGACGGATGCGCGACTACACCGACCTGGCCTTTGCCGGCAAGGCCGACGAGGCGCGCCGCATCCGCGACAGCCTGGATCCGGTGCGCCATGCCCTGCGCGGCACCCGGCCGGCGGAAAAGCCGCACAGCCACCAGAAATACTGGCAAGAGCTTCTGGGCCAGACCGGCGGCCGCGTGCGCCCGCCCTGCCTGGAACTGACCGATGACGAACGCGCGACCACCCGCAAGGCGTTTGACGCCTGCGGCCTGAAACTTGCATGA
- a CDS encoding branched-chain amino acid ABC transporter permease: MGRKIAIAIAIAVLLAVPFITDVVGGNSALSLVTRILIYSIAAASLNFVLGYGGMISLGHAAFFGIGGYVVGLLFVHFTDETPLLGFIPGSNQLLVTIPAAILVSGLLALVIGALSLRTGGVQFIMITLAFAQMIFFFFVSLKAYGGEDGIIIRRTNEFLGLNMRDRLTLYYVILGFWVVFMLGLWRLIHSSFGTVLRGMKQNERRMAALGFAPYRYKLYAFVLSGMGCGLAGALMANFLRFASPDMLHWTKSAALMTMVILGGVGSFFGPLLGTAAYLVLETELAALTEYWQFWLGLILLAVVLGTRGGLNALIARGFALIFRGRT; the protein is encoded by the coding sequence ATGGGCCGCAAGATCGCCATTGCCATCGCCATCGCGGTGCTGCTGGCCGTGCCATTCATCACCGATGTGGTCGGCGGCAATTCCGCGCTGTCGCTGGTCACGCGGATCCTGATCTATTCCATCGCCGCCGCCAGCCTGAACTTTGTGCTGGGCTATGGCGGGATGATCAGCCTGGGCCATGCCGCGTTCTTCGGAATCGGCGGCTATGTGGTGGGGCTGCTGTTCGTCCACTTTACCGATGAAACCCCGCTGCTGGGCTTTATCCCCGGATCGAACCAGTTGCTGGTAACCATCCCGGCGGCCATTCTCGTGTCGGGCCTGCTGGCCCTGGTCATCGGGGCACTGTCCCTGCGCACCGGGGGCGTGCAGTTCATCATGATCACGCTGGCCTTTGCGCAGATGATCTTTTTCTTCTTCGTCTCGCTCAAGGCCTATGGCGGCGAGGATGGCATCATCATCCGGCGCACCAATGAATTCCTGGGCCTGAACATGCGCGACCGGCTGACGCTGTATTACGTCATCCTGGGCTTCTGGGTGGTGTTCATGCTGGGGCTGTGGCGACTGATCCATTCGTCGTTCGGCACCGTGCTGCGCGGGATGAAGCAGAACGAACGCCGCATGGCCGCGCTTGGGTTCGCGCCCTATCGCTACAAGCTTTATGCCTTTGTCCTGTCGGGCATGGGCTGCGGGCTGGCGGGGGCGCTGATGGCGAATTTCCTGCGCTTTGCCAGCCCCGACATGCTGCACTGGACCAAATCCGCCGCGCTGATGACCATGGTCATCCTGGGCGGGGTGGGGTCGTTCTTTGGCCCGCTCCTGGGAACGGCTGCCTATCTGGTGCTGGAAACCGAACTGGCGGCACTGACCGAATACTGGCAGTTCTGGCTGGGGCTGATCCTGCTGGCCGTGGTGCTGGGCACGCGCGGCGGGCTGAATGCGCTGATCGCGCGCGGCTTTGCACTGATCTTCCGGGGGCGGACATGA